The genomic interval GTAACAGCCGCGACGGCGATGCGGTCGCTCGGGTTCCGCAAAAAGCCGGTGCTGGAGATCATTTCGGATAATCCGGACAAGGATATTCTGGACAGTATCGACCGGCTGACCGCCCTTGGGTGGGGCGATTTCGCGGCTACCACAGCCTGATCCAGTCGTAGATCCGCACATTGATGCCGGCGCGCATGCCGGGGGTCAGGTTCGGCGGCGGGTTGTCGAGCGATATCCGCACCGGCACCCGTTCGCTGGCGCCGCCGAAGCGGCTGGCGCCGTTCACCCTGGCGCCGATGCCCATCTCCGTCGTGGTAATCCGGCCGATCTGCCGCACGGTGCCGTAGAAATCCTCAAACGGGTAGGCGTCCAGGTCGATCAGCACCTCCTGACCCGGCCGCAGGTGGCGCAACTGGCTTTCCTCCACATAGGCCTCGACCCAGAATAGCTGCGGGTCGTGCAGCATCAGGATATTCACCCCGTCCTCGATATACTCGCCACGGAAGCGGTGAATGCGGCCGACCACGCCGTCGATGGGGCTGGTGATGTGCCGGTAGCTGAGCCAGAGCTCCTGCAACCTGATCGAATCCTCGATACGGGACTGTTCGATATCGGAAATCCTGATCTCGTTCTCGATTACCGCGATCTTGCTGCGCGTGGCTTCAAGCTGCTCGAGTTCCTGGCGGGCGACCGAAATCCGGCCGCGCAGCAGGGTCGCCTCGCCTTCCAGTTCCAGCGCCTTGTCCTGTTCGGCGGTCAGCTGGGTTTCCGGTGTGAATTTACGGTCCACCAGCAGTTTCGCCCGGGTCACGTTCTTGTCGGCCAGCTTGAGCCGCCCGTCGATGGCCAGCGACTCCTGTTCCATCGCGCGGATTTTCACCCGCTGGGTCGCCAGCTTGGCGGCGAGCTCGATCTCGAACGCTTCTTTCTCCGTTTCCAGCCGGGCGCGCCTGGCCCGCTCCAGCGCGAGGTCGGTCTGCAGCGACCGGATGTTCAGCCTGATGTCTTCGTGATAGAGGACGATCAGCAACTGATCTTTCTGGACCGCCGCGCCTTCGGAGACCTGGATACTCTCGATCTTGCCGTTGACCTGCGCGGAAATATTGGTGATATCGGTCTGGATACGGGCATTGCTTTCATGGACATGGGTGAACCAGAAGAAGACCTCGTAACAAAGGGCCAGCATGGCGCCCAGTAGCAGAACGCCGATGATGGCTTTCAGTTTTCGCTTCAGGTTCAAAATGGCGTCTCTACAGTCGCGACGGCGTGGCACGAATTATCTGGAATGGCGGCCTGCCGCCATGCGAAAAATTGTGTGCTATCTGCCTCTATCGGGGCAGTACGATTAAAATTCAGTCAATTTTCGTAAACCCATGGCACGCTATCAGCTAATTTCTGAACCATCAACGCAATGCGCTCCGCCGCCGCCGGTTGGCGCACGGGCCGGCGGTACGGGGATTTGACCGCCACCTCGGAATCCCGGACGGAAGAAGCCGGCATCCGGGACCTGCTGCGCGATCCGAATTACCTGTCGTTCTGGTTCGTCGGCGGATTTACCGGCGTTGTCCGATGGTTCCAGCTGCTGGCGCTGGGCGTCTATACCTTCGAGACGACGAATTCGCCGCTGCTGGTGTCGATCATTCCGCTGCTGTGGATGCTGCCGCTGGCGCTGTGCGGGCCGGTCGTCGGCGCCATCGCGGACCGGCTGAACCGCAAGATGCTGCTGGCGGGGTCCATCGCGGCCATTTCCGTGGTGTCTGCCGGAATGGCCGCGCTGGCCTGGGCCGGGGAACTGGCCTTCGTCCATATCGCCATTTCGTCCTTTCTGAGCGGGATATTCTGGGCGACGGACATGCCCGTGCGGCGGCGCCTGCTGGGCGACCTGTCGGGCGGGGCGCTGTCGACGGCGATGGGCCTGGATGCCGCAACCAGCAACGCGACGCGCATGCTCGGGCCGCTACTGGGCGGCGTGACCCTGCAATTCGTGGGCGTGTTCGGCGTGTTCCTGTTCAGCGCGATCGTTTATGCGGTCTGTTTCACGCTGGTCGTAGTCGCGCGGGTCCCCGAACGGACATTGCCGACCGGCGCCTTTACCCTGATCAGCGACCTGATCGCGGGGGCCCGCTACGTGGCGGGCGAGGCGCAGCTGCGGCGAATCCTGGCGATCACCATCGCCTTCAATATCTGGGGATTCCCCTTTACCTCGATGATCCCGGTGCTGGGCCGCGACCATCTGGGGCTTGACCCGTTCCTGGTCGGTGTGCTGTCCAGCCTGGAGGGCTTCGGCGCCTTTGTCGGGGCGCTGCTGGTGGCGACCCTGGCCCGGCCGGCGAATTATTTCCAGATCTATCTCTGGGGTACGGTGACCTATGTTTCGATGATTTTCTACATCAGCATTCTGACCTATGTTGCTGGCGGGCCTATGCATTCTTTCGTCATCGTGTCGATCGCGCTGGCCGCGACCGGCGTGGCCGGGGCGTGTTTTTCGGCGATGCAGAGCACGCTGACCTATCTCGGTGCGTCGCCGGAATACCGCAGCCGGGTGCTAGGCGTGCTGACCCTTTGTATCGGTTCGGGTCCTATCGGCTTCTTCAATGTCGGCTGGATGGCGAATATCTGGGGCGCGCCGACGGCGCTGTTTGTCATGTCGCTGGAAGGGCTGCTCGCGCTGACGCTGCTGTGGCTCTTCACGCCGAACGAGGAACAGGAACAGCATGGATGATGGCGATGAAGCCGCCCGCCGGATGCCGGAGGCGGCGCCGATGATCGAAATCGAACGGAAGTTTCTCGTTCGCGACATGGATTTCGGTACGCAGCGGTCAAGCCGCCGGATCGAACAGGGCTATCTGTTCAGCACCCCGGAACGGAACCTGCGGGTCCGCCGGTCGGGAGACGACTATACCCTGACCCTGAAGGTGCGGGCCGGAGGGATCTCACGGCATGAAATCGAAACCGCTATCGATGCGGAACAGGGGCAACGGATGCTCGACCTGCTTTGCGTCGGGCAGCCGATCCGCAAAACCCGGCATATTGTCGACCATGCGGGAAAGACCTGGGAAATCGACGTGTTCGACGGCGCCAATGCGGGGCTGGTCGTTGCCGAAATCGAATTGTCGTCGGAGGGCGAGGCGTTTGAAATGCCGCCCTGGGCGGGCCCGGAAGTCACCGATGACGCGCGGTTTCTGAATGCGGAACTGTCCCGCAATCCGTTTTGCGATTGGGGCGTGACCTATGCGGCGCTGCTGGCCGAAAAGGATGCGGCTACCTGATCCCGCAGGACGCGACAGGCGGCGGCGGGCGCGCTGCGCGGCGCGAAACCGGCCACTGGCCGTCGCTCCAGCCCCATTTTCCCGACGGCCTTATGTGACGATCACGGGGCCTCGCGGCGTTCCAGCAACCCGACCTCCTGCGCCTTGATCTGCAGCGCCAGGTATTTCGAATAAATCCGGCACTGCGCCAGGCTGCCGGCGATGAACCACAGCCCGTCCTGCGGGGTGCGTTTCCACATATTGGCCATTTCGCCGTCCTCGCCGATGCCCCAGATTTCGCCGACCTTGTCCGCGACGCCTTCGCCGAGCAGCCGCCGCACCAGTTCGCGCTGGGTATAATAGCCGGTCGCCAGCACGATCAGGTCCGCGGGCACGGTGCTGCCGTCCTTCAGTAGCGCGCCCCCGGCGGTGAAGCGTTCGATGGTGTCGAACTGCAGCAGCCCGATTTCGCCCTCGATGATCAGGTCTGAACAGCCGGCGTTCAGGTAATACCCGCCGCCGCGCCGCCGGTATTTCATCTGGTGGCCGGTATTGTCCTCGCCGAAATCGAATTTGAATCCCTTCGCCTTCAGTCCCGCGATCAGGTCCTTGTCGTATTCCATCATCCGCTCAACGGCCATCTGGTAGCCCTTCACGATCAGCGGATAGGTCGCCGCCGTCGCCAGCAGGTCGCAATCGTCCAGCGGCGGGCCTTCCTCGTACAGCGCGTAATTCAGCTTGGCGCTGGGATCGATGCTGACCACGGTGCCGGAGCCACGCTGGATGATCGTCGTCGCCGCGCCGTGGCTGTACAGGTCCTGCGCCACGTCATGGCCGCTGTTGCCGGTGCCGAGCACCAGCGCCTTTTTGCCTTTCCAGGCCGAGCCGTCGGTGAAGCTGTGCGAATGCACGACCGTCCCGGCGAATTCCTTCAGTCCCGGCAGGTCCGGAATCCGGGCGATACCGCTGACCCCGTTGGCGAAGACCACATGGCGCGGGCGCATCACCCGCTCCGTCCCGTCCGATTTACGCAGGGTCGCGTTCCAGCATTGCGCCGCCTCGTCATAGCTGCCGCCGACGAATTCCGTACCGGTCCAGAAATTGACCTCCAGCGCCTCGGCATAGCATTCGAACCAGTTCGCCAGCATGTCCTTCGGGATGTATTTCGGCATGGTTGGCGGGAAGGGCATATAGGGCAGGTGGTTGGCGATGATCTGGTTGTGCAGCGCCAGCGAATGGTAGCGCTTGCGCCAGTTGTCGCCGATCCGTTCGAACTTGTCGACGACCAGCGTATCCACGTCCATCTGGTTCAGCCGCGCCGCGATGGCGAGTCCCGCCTGACCGCCGCCGACCACCAGCACGGCGGGGTCGCGATCCGCATAGGCCCGGCTTCTGATCCGCTGGTCCAGCCAGTTCTCGCCGCCGAAATTGCGCGAATAGGCATCGCCGGTCGGTCGCCGCTTGCCGACATGCTCCTCATGCCCCTTCAACTCCTCCAGCGTGGTCAGCAGCACCCAGGCCCGCATCTTTCCCGCATCGCCAGGGACCAGCCGGACCACGCCGTTGCCGCGCCCGACCTCGGTTTCGAAGACGAACATGGCCTCCAGGGCATTCACGCCCAGCCGCCGCACCCGGCGCGGCGCGGTCCGGTTCGGATCGACGGCGAAACCGCGCGCCTTTACCGCCGGTTGCGCCGCAAGGAGGCCGGATGCGATCCGGTCCACGCCGATGGCGGGGGTGATATCCCAGGTGAAGGCCAGCAGGTCGCGCCAGTGGCTGTCCGCTTCGAACAGCGCCGAAACCGCGCCCGCGTCGCCCGTGCGGAGCGCTGCCTCGAAATCGCCCAGCCATTGCGTGACGATCTGCCCGTCGCTGGCGGCGGGGCGGTTGCTCAGGGTACTCAGGTCGACATCGTCCATGGCGTTTCTCTTTCAGCGGTTGCGGCCGGCTTTCGGGTGCTTTCGCCATTCTGAGCGGATTGACGCGCAAAAAGCAAATTCCGGCCGATTTGCCAAATGGCGCATTTCCCGTTCACAATACCGACCGACCAGCCCCGGGAGGATACAGGATATGGATTTCGGCATTTTCAACCTGCTGCAGCATCGCGACCGCAACACCACGCCGCACCGGATTCTGGCCGAGGCAATGGAACATACGCGGCTGGCGGACGAGATGGGGTTCAGCCGCGCCTGGTTCGCCGAACATCATTTCTCGAATTACAGTCTCTGCCCGTCGCCGCTGATCCTGTGCACCCAGGCCGCGGCGATCACGAAATCCATCCGGGTCGGCTGCGCCGTGCTGATCCTGCCGCTGCACATGCCGGCGCGGGTCATCGCCGAAATCGCGCTGGTCGATTCGCTGTCCGGCGGGCGGCTCGATGTGGGGGTCGGCAGCGGCTACCAGCAGTATGAATTCGAACGCCTCGGCGCGGACCTGACGAAGAACAAGGTCATGTTCAACGAGATGCTGGACATGATCGAACTCGGCCTGCGCGAACCGCATTTCCGCTATGACGGCAAATACTACCGGCAGCCGCAAACGGCGATCAACGTCCGCCCGTTGCAGTCGCCGCGCCCGCCGATCTGGGTCGCGGGGAAGGACCCGGCCAGCCATCGCCGCTGCGCCCGCGACGGCTATATTCCGTTTATTTCCGGCGGGATCGGCAGTCCCAACAACATCCGCCGCCTGCGCGACCAGGTGGAGGAATGCTATGCGGCGGAGGGCAGGGACCCCGCGGCCATCCCGCTGGGCGTGCTGCGCTTCGCCTGCGTCAGCGACGACCGGTCGGTGATCGACCGCTATGTGGACGGCGCGCGCTACCAGCAGCGGCTCGCCGTGTCGCTGCGCACGCGCAAGGAAGTGCTGGTCGACGACTACATGGTCGCCGACGTTCCCTTTGAGGGCGAGCCCGAACCGGAGCGGATCGAACAGAACCTGCTGGTCGGGAACGCGGAACACGTGGCCGAACGCCTGTGCCGGGAAATCGAACTCTACGGCCCGCGCCACATGAACATCTACTTCCAGGTCGGCGATCTGCCCAGCCGCGCGACCATCGCCTCCATGGAACAGTTCACGACGAAGGTGATCCCGCTGGTGGAAAAGCATTTCGGCAGGCCGCTGGCGGAAATTAACGACGTGCCCATGCCGCAGCCGAAAGCAATGCCGCTGGCGGCCGAGTAGGCGTGCGACTGGCGGGCGTCGCGCATCACCCCCTCAAGGGGGCGAGGGAGCATTGTGGTGGCTTCGCCGATTCAATTCTGGAACCCTCTCCTCAGGAGGAGAGGGCAGGGTGAGGAGGGCCCCCCGCCAATCCCTCAGATCGCCCCTTCTTCCGCCAGCGCCGCCACCTCCGCCGCCGACAGCCCCAGATAGTCCCCGAAGACTTCCGCGTTGTGCTGCCCCGGTTCCGGCGGCGCCGCGCCCGGCGCACCGGGCGTGCCGGACAGTTTGAAGGGCAGGCCGATCAGGTCGACACTGCTGCCGTCCGGCCGCATGGCGGGCACGACCATGTCGTTGGCCAGCACCTGTTCGTCCTGCAGCACCGTATCGACCGAATTGATCGGCGCGGTGGCGATGCCCGCGTTCTCGATCGCCGCCAGCCATTCCGCAATTCCCTTCGCGGCGAGGCGGGATTCGATCTCGACGCGCAGTTCCGGCTGGTGGGCGCAGCGGTCGGTGTTCTTCATGTAGCGCGGGTCGGTTTTCAGTTCCGGCGCGCCCAGCACGTCGCACAGCCGCCCCCACATCAGGTCCGATGCCGCGCCGATCAGGATTTCGCCGTCGCGCGCCCGGTACACGCCATAGGGCGCCAGGGTCGAGAAGCCGGCGCCCTCGCGCTTCACCACCACGCCGCCCGCGGTCCAGGCGACGCCGTGAAATCCCAGCAGCGCGACGCTCGATTCCAGCAGCGAGACATCGACCCGCTGGCCCCGCGCCATGCCGCGCTCGCGCGCCAGCAGGGCGCTGACGATGCCGCCATAGGCCAGCATCCCGGTCGACATGTCGATGGCCGCGACGCCGGGCCGCAGCGGCGGCCCGTCCGCCTCGCCGGTCAGCGAGAAGATGCCCGCATAGGCGGCCACGGTGGTGTCGAATCCGGGCTTGTTGCGGAACGGCCCCTTCGCCCCGTAACCGGAAATCGAACAATAGATCGCATCCGGGTTGATGGCGTGCAGCCGGTCGTAGCCGACGCCCAGCTTTTCCGCCGTGTCGGGCAGGAAGCTCTGGATCACCACGTCGACCTTCGCCACCAGCCCGTCCAGCAGCGCGCGGGCCTTGCCGGATTTCAGGTTGAGGGTGATATCCTTCTTGCCCCGGTTGGCGCTGAGCCAGTTCGAACTCTGTCCGTTGCCCACGTCATGCGGGAACCAGCGGTTCATGTCGCCGCCCGGCGCCTCGACCTTGATGACATCCGCGCCGTTATCGGCCAGCATCTGCCCGCAATACGGCCCCGCCAGCACGCGGCTGATATCCAGCACCTTGTACCCGTCAAGCGCCCCCATGCATCCCTCCCCAAGCTGTTGCGCGGCCATGCTATCGGGTCGGAGGGTCCGGTGACAAATGGGATGAGGCGGAGAAGGCCTTGCGGGTGTCAGGCGGCGCCTTCGCGGTCCGGTCCCGATTTTCGGAGCGAATGGGGCAACGACATCGGGGCGTCGCGGGCTGGAGCAACTTTCGGGCCAAAAAATCTTGATTTTTTCACGAAAAGAGACTATAGTCCTAATTCGCTTTCCGGGCCCGGCGAAAACACAATTTGGTCCGACAGGCCGTTTACCGAATTGACGCGATTTTAGCGGCGCTCATTCGGCAAGCGTGCGGGTTCGCCTTCGGGCCGGTTTGAAAATGTATATGAATGTTAACCCATGTTAATCCCGCCGCGTTTTTTCCGGCGGGCGGGGGATGGGCGTTTCCGGACAGGGGAGGATGCAGATGAATGCAAATAAAAGCCAACAAAAGCCAACAAAAGCCAATCCGCGCCGTGTTTTCGGGGGCGGCGTGGCCCGGGACAGGTCGCGGGAATCAGGTATCAAATGTATAGCAATGTTAACCGATGTTAATCCGGGGCGTATTTTTCGGCCCGTCCGGCCGGAGGGGTTCTTCGCGACAGTCGGCGGCGGGATCAGGCTTCGCGGGGCAGGCGGAATCCGTAGAGCCCCGCCGCCGTCGTCAGCCCGGCCATCACCAGAAAGGACATGGCGAAGTTGCCGGTCAGCGCCGCCAGCCCGCCGAACAGCGGCGGAAAGATCACGCCGGTGCTGAAGATGATGAACTGCGCCGCGCCGGTGATCGCGCTGATCGCGCCGGCCGGCGCGGCCGTGGCGACTTCCGACAGGTAAAGCGCATTCCAGCCATAGGCCGTGGTGCCGAGCACGAGGCAGACGGGCAAAACGACCGAGAGCGGCCAGTCGGCGGCGAAGGCGGCGACGGCGCAAAGGCACAGCCCGGTAATCAGCCCCTGCATCGCGAAGATGCGGCGCGTCGCGATGAACCGGCCCGAGATCGCGCCCCACACGATGCGGCCGGCGACGGCGCCGGCCTGGCTGACCGCGTAGATCGCGCCGGCCTGGGCCAGCGGCATGCCCACATCGACGGTCAGGTGGACGACCAGGAAGACGGCGAAGCAGGACTGCGCGCCGGCGTAGCTGAAGGCGATCAGCGACAGCCGCCGCAGGGTCGGGTCGCGGGTCAGCGCGCGCAGCGCCGCGGTCATCCCGCCGCCGCCGAACAGGACGGCGCCCGGCCGCCGGTCGCCGTCCAGGGCGCCCCGGACCGGCTGCACCAGCAGCGCCGTCAGCAGCGGCAGCGCCGCCAGCGCCAGCGCCGCGATCCGCCAGTCGTAAAGCGCGATCAGCGCCGGTACCGCCAGCCCGGCGAAACCCGCGCCCACGGGCACGCCGGTCTGCTTCAGCGAGAAGACGAAGGGGCGCGATTTCGGCGTGGCCGCCCGCACCAGGATATGCGCGCTGGCGGGGTTCATCGGGCCGAAGCCGATGCCGATCAGCAGCGCGCTGACGATCGCCAGCCAGGGTTCGCCGACGGCGAAGGCGGCGATGCCGGCCGCCGCGGATATCATGGCCAGCTGGCAGATCCGCATCGCGCCATACCGCGCGACGAACCCGCCCGCCGCGAGCCCGACGGCCATGGCTATCGCGTAGGCGACGGCGGTGAAGATGCCGATCTGGGTTTCCGGAACCCCGTAATCCGCCGCGGCGGCGGGCGCGAAGACCGGGATGCCGTGGATCGCCATGGCGGCCAGCGTCTGCACCGCGAAGGTGCCGGCGACGGCGGCGACGAGCGGGGTCTTCGGGGCGGTGTCCCCAGGCGGTTTTCCCGGCACTCAGTAGGAGCGCGGCATGCCGAGCACGTGCTGGCCGATATAACCGAGGATCATGTTGGTGGAAACCGGCGCGGTGCGGAACAGCCGGCATTCGCGCCATTTGCGCTCGATATCGTATTCGCGGGCAAAGGCGAAACCGCCATAGGTCGTGAAGCAGGCCTCGGCGCAGGCCCAGGCGGCTTCGGCGGCGAGGTGCTTGGCCATGTTGGCGGCGGCGCCCGCGTCACGCTGCGCCATGAACAGGGCGGCGGCCTTGCGGTTCATCAGGTCGGCGGCTTCGAGGTCCGCATGAGCCTTGGCGATGGGGAACTGCACGCCCTGGTTCCGGCCGATGGGGTGGCCGAAGACGACGCGATCCTTGGCGTATTCGACCGCCTTGCGGGTGAAGAAACGGCCGTCGCCGATGGCTTCGGCGGCGATCAGGATGCGCTCGGCGTTCATGCCGTCGAGGATATAGCGGAAGCCCTTGCCCTCCTCGCCGATCAGCGCGGAAGCGGGAATGCGCAGGTTGTCGAAGAAGATTTCGGTGGTGTTGTGGTTGATCATCGCGTCGAGCGGGCGGATATCCATGCCGTTGCCGCGCGCCGCGCGCATGTCGACCAGGAAGGTGGACAGCCCGTCGCTGCGCCGCCTGGTCTCGTTCGCGGGCGTGGTGCGGGCCAGCAGCAGCATCAGGTCGGAATGCAGCGCGCGGCTGGTCCAGACCTTCTGACCGTTGACGACATAGCTGTCGCCGTCGCGGACGGCGCGGGTCTTGAGCTGGGTGGTGTCGGACCCGGTGGTCGGTTCGGTGACGCCGAAGGCTTGCAGGCGCAATTCGCCGCTGGCGATCTTCGGCAGGTATTCCTGTTTCTGCGCCGGCGAGCCGTGCCGCAGCACTGTGCCCATCGTGTACATCTGGGCGTGGCAGGCCCCGGCGCTGCAGCCCGAGGCGTGGATCGTCTCCAGGATTACCGCGCCGGCGCGGATCGGCAGGCCCGCGCCGCCGAATTCCTCCGGGATCAGCGCGCCGAGAAAGCCGGACTCGGTCAGCGCCTGGACGAAGGCGGTGGGATAGCTGCCCTCGACCGACTGGTCCTCCAGTCCGCGCCAGTATTCGCCGGGGAAGCCTTCGCAGATCTTCGCCACGGCCTCGCGGATTTCGGGGTAATCGTCTTCCTCGAAGTCGATGGTGGGCAGCATGTCCGACATGGGGACGGTCTCCATTCGCTGCGGGCGGCGGGAAGGTCCCGGCCCGTTGGTCTTACGGGAAAATCGGACGGCGGGCGCCGCCGTCCGGATCGGTTATCAGGCCGCGGCGCTGGCCGGCACGAAGCCCTTCGGCGCGCCCGCGCGGGCATACATGCCGTACAGGGTTTCGTCGGGCAGGTTGCGCCCGATGATCTCGCGGATTTCGACCAGCCTGTCGATATCGACCCCGGTTTTCAGCCCGGCGCCCTCGAGCAGGAAGATGAGGTCCTCCATCACGATGTTGCCGGTCGCGTTGGGGGCGAAGGGGCAACCGCCAAGACCCGCCAGCGAGGCGTCGAAGCGGCGGCAGCCGGCCTCCAGCGCCGCGAAGACATTGGCGAGGCCAAGCCCGCGGGTGTCGTGGAAGTGCGCGGAAACCGGGA from Alphaproteobacteria bacterium carries:
- a CDS encoding acyl-CoA dehydrogenase family protein, producing the protein MSDMLPTIDFEEDDYPEIREAVAKICEGFPGEYWRGLEDQSVEGSYPTAFVQALTESGFLGALIPEEFGGAGLPIRAGAVILETIHASGCSAGACHAQMYTMGTVLRHGSPAQKQEYLPKIASGELRLQAFGVTEPTTGSDTTQLKTRAVRDGDSYVVNGQKVWTSRALHSDLMLLLARTTPANETRRRSDGLSTFLVDMRAARGNGMDIRPLDAMINHNTTEIFFDNLRIPASALIGEEGKGFRYILDGMNAERILIAAEAIGDGRFFTRKAVEYAKDRVVFGHPIGRNQGVQFPIAKAHADLEAADLMNRKAAALFMAQRDAGAAANMAKHLAAEAAWACAEACFTTYGGFAFAREYDIERKWRECRLFRTAPVSTNMILGYIGQHVLGMPRSY
- a CDS encoding CYTH domain-containing protein — protein: MDDGDEAARRMPEAAPMIEIERKFLVRDMDFGTQRSSRRIEQGYLFSTPERNLRVRRSGDDYTLTLKVRAGGISRHEIETAIDAEQGQRMLDLLCVGQPIRKTRHIVDHAGKTWEIDVFDGANAGLVVAEIELSSEGEAFEMPPWAGPEVTDDARFLNAELSRNPFCDWGVTYAALLAEKDAAT
- a CDS encoding LLM class flavin-dependent oxidoreductase, with protein sequence MDFGIFNLLQHRDRNTTPHRILAEAMEHTRLADEMGFSRAWFAEHHFSNYSLCPSPLILCTQAAAITKSIRVGCAVLILPLHMPARVIAEIALVDSLSGGRLDVGVGSGYQQYEFERLGADLTKNKVMFNEMLDMIELGLREPHFRYDGKYYRQPQTAINVRPLQSPRPPIWVAGKDPASHRRCARDGYIPFISGGIGSPNNIRRLRDQVEECYAAEGRDPAAIPLGVLRFACVSDDRSVIDRYVDGARYQQRLAVSLRTRKEVLVDDYMVADVPFEGEPEPERIEQNLLVGNAEHVAERLCREIELYGPRHMNIYFQVGDLPSRATIASMEQFTTKVIPLVEKHFGRPLAEINDVPMPQPKAMPLAAE
- a CDS encoding NAD(P)/FAD-dependent oxidoreductase; its protein translation is MDDVDLSTLSNRPAASDGQIVTQWLGDFEAALRTGDAGAVSALFEADSHWRDLLAFTWDITPAIGVDRIASGLLAAQPAVKARGFAVDPNRTAPRRVRRLGVNALEAMFVFETEVGRGNGVVRLVPGDAGKMRAWVLLTTLEELKGHEEHVGKRRPTGDAYSRNFGGENWLDQRIRSRAYADRDPAVLVVGGGQAGLAIAARLNQMDVDTLVVDKFERIGDNWRKRYHSLALHNQIIANHLPYMPFPPTMPKYIPKDMLANWFECYAEALEVNFWTGTEFVGGSYDEAAQCWNATLRKSDGTERVMRPRHVVFANGVSGIARIPDLPGLKEFAGTVVHSHSFTDGSAWKGKKALVLGTGNSGHDVAQDLYSHGAATTIIQRGSGTVVSIDPSAKLNYALYEEGPPLDDCDLLATAATYPLIVKGYQMAVERMMEYDKDLIAGLKAKGFKFDFGEDNTGHQMKYRRRGGGYYLNAGCSDLIIEGEIGLLQFDTIERFTAGGALLKDGSTVPADLIVLATGYYTQRELVRRLLGEGVADKVGEIWGIGEDGEMANMWKRTPQDGLWFIAGSLAQCRIYSKYLALQIKAQEVGLLERREAP
- a CDS encoding efflux RND transporter periplasmic adaptor subunit, with translation MNLKRKLKAIIGVLLLGAMLALCYEVFFWFTHVHESNARIQTDITNISAQVNGKIESIQVSEGAAVQKDQLLIVLYHEDIRLNIRSLQTDLALERARRARLETEKEAFEIELAAKLATQRVKIRAMEQESLAIDGRLKLADKNVTRAKLLVDRKFTPETQLTAEQDKALELEGEATLLRGRISVARQELEQLEATRSKIAVIENEIRISDIEQSRIEDSIRLQELWLSYRHITSPIDGVVGRIHRFRGEYIEDGVNILMLHDPQLFWVEAYVEESQLRHLRPGQEVLIDLDAYPFEDFYGTVRQIGRITTTEMGIGARVNGASRFGGASERVPVRISLDNPPPNLTPGMRAGINVRIYDWIRLW
- a CDS encoding CoA transferase, whose product is MGALDGYKVLDISRVLAGPYCGQMLADNGADVIKVEAPGGDMNRWFPHDVGNGQSSNWLSANRGKKDITLNLKSGKARALLDGLVAKVDVVIQSFLPDTAEKLGVGYDRLHAINPDAIYCSISGYGAKGPFRNKPGFDTTVAAYAGIFSLTGEADGPPLRPGVAAIDMSTGMLAYGGIVSALLARERGMARGQRVDVSLLESSVALLGFHGVAWTAGGVVVKREGAGFSTLAPYGVYRARDGEILIGAASDLMWGRLCDVLGAPELKTDPRYMKNTDRCAHQPELRVEIESRLAAKGIAEWLAAIENAGIATAPINSVDTVLQDEQVLANDMVVPAMRPDGSSVDLIGLPFKLSGTPGAPGAAPPEPGQHNAEVFGDYLGLSAAEVAALAEEGAI
- a CDS encoding MFS transporter; translated protein: MTATSESRTEEAGIRDLLRDPNYLSFWFVGGFTGVVRWFQLLALGVYTFETTNSPLLVSIIPLLWMLPLALCGPVVGAIADRLNRKMLLAGSIAAISVVSAGMAALAWAGELAFVHIAISSFLSGIFWATDMPVRRRLLGDLSGGALSTAMGLDAATSNATRMLGPLLGGVTLQFVGVFGVFLFSAIVYAVCFTLVVVARVPERTLPTGAFTLISDLIAGARYVAGEAQLRRILAITIAFNIWGFPFTSMIPVLGRDHLGLDPFLVGVLSSLEGFGAFVGALLVATLARPANYFQIYLWGTVTYVSMIFYISILTYVAGGPMHSFVIVSIALAATGVAGACFSAMQSTLTYLGASPEYRSRVLGVLTLCIGSGPIGFFNVGWMANIWGAPTALFVMSLEGLLALTLLWLFTPNEEQEQHG
- a CDS encoding MFS transporter — encoded protein: MPGKPPGDTAPKTPLVAAVAGTFAVQTLAAMAIHGIPVFAPAAAADYGVPETQIGIFTAVAYAIAMAVGLAAGGFVARYGAMRICQLAMISAAAGIAAFAVGEPWLAIVSALLIGIGFGPMNPASAHILVRAATPKSRPFVFSLKQTGVPVGAGFAGLAVPALIALYDWRIAALALAALPLLTALLVQPVRGALDGDRRPGAVLFGGGGMTAALRALTRDPTLRRLSLIAFSYAGAQSCFAVFLVVHLTVDVGMPLAQAGAIYAVSQAGAVAGRIVWGAISGRFIATRRIFAMQGLITGLCLCAVAAFAADWPLSVVLPVCLVLGTTAYGWNALYLSEVATAAPAGAISAITGAAQFIIFSTGVIFPPLFGGLAALTGNFAMSFLVMAGLTTAAGLYGFRLPREA